A stretch of the Amycolatopsis sp. BJA-103 genome encodes the following:
- a CDS encoding MFS transporter → MLNTVTLPRPALRRISHGRGFWVIAAAYAVSLAFSTVPTPLYVLYQQRDGFPTYVVTIVFAAYAVGVMGSLYLAGHVSDWLGRRRVILAATLVQALSATLFLTWPDVPGLILARLVGGAGIGALTATATAHLSELRAVARPSEDHGRAGLIATVVNMGGLALGPLFGGVFASYSAEPLTTPFLFFLVLLLAAAIAVALVPETVERAEELPAYRPQRVSLPSSARPAFFGAAIGAFAAFAITGLFMALTPTLLAQGLHESSRMLAGLASFSVFLAAAAAQVIFAGLERRTQLRLGLTLMTAGLVALPVAVTTSQLWLFLVGGLAAGAGVGLGFRASVATVAALAEPPMRGEVLAALFLAAYAGLVLPILLVGISLIWLPSAWALIGFSVLELGLLAWSAPKVLAGAEK, encoded by the coding sequence ATGCTGAACACCGTCACCCTTCCCCGTCCCGCGCTCCGGCGGATCAGCCACGGTCGCGGCTTCTGGGTCATCGCGGCCGCTTACGCCGTCTCACTGGCCTTCTCCACCGTTCCCACCCCGCTCTACGTGCTCTACCAGCAACGTGACGGCTTCCCGACCTACGTCGTGACCATCGTGTTCGCGGCGTACGCGGTCGGCGTGATGGGCAGCCTGTACCTCGCCGGGCATGTCAGCGATTGGCTGGGACGACGGCGGGTGATCCTCGCCGCGACCCTGGTCCAGGCCCTGTCCGCGACCCTCTTCCTGACCTGGCCGGACGTCCCCGGGCTGATCCTGGCCAGGCTCGTCGGCGGCGCGGGGATCGGCGCGCTGACCGCGACCGCCACCGCGCATCTGTCCGAACTGCGCGCCGTGGCCAGGCCGAGCGAGGACCACGGGCGTGCCGGGCTGATCGCGACCGTGGTCAACATGGGCGGGCTGGCTCTCGGACCACTGTTCGGCGGGGTGTTCGCGAGCTATTCGGCCGAGCCGCTCACCACGCCGTTCCTGTTCTTCCTGGTCTTGCTGCTGGCCGCGGCCATCGCCGTCGCGCTCGTCCCGGAAACGGTGGAACGCGCCGAGGAGCTGCCCGCATACCGGCCACAGCGCGTCTCACTCCCGTCGAGCGCGCGGCCCGCCTTCTTCGGCGCGGCGATCGGCGCGTTCGCGGCCTTCGCGATCACGGGACTGTTCATGGCGCTGACGCCGACGTTGCTGGCACAGGGTTTGCACGAGAGTTCGCGGATGCTGGCCGGTCTCGCGTCGTTCTCCGTGTTCCTCGCCGCCGCCGCGGCGCAGGTGATCTTCGCCGGTCTGGAGAGGCGGACCCAGCTGCGGCTCGGCCTCACCCTGATGACGGCCGGGCTGGTGGCGCTGCCGGTCGCGGTGACGACGTCCCAGCTGTGGCTCTTCCTCGTGGGCGGGCTCGCGGCGGGCGCCGGGGTCGGGCTGGGCTTCCGCGCCTCCGTGGCCACCGTCGCCGCACTGGCCGAGCCGCCGATGCGCGGCGAAGTCCTCGCTGCCTTGTTCCTGGCCGCCTACGCGGGACTGGTCCTGCCCATCCTCCTCGTCGGGATCTCCCTGATCTGGCTGCCGAGCGCGTGGGCGCTGATCGGATTCTCGGTGCTGGAACTGGGTTTGCTCGCCTGGTCGGCACCCAAGGTGCTGGCGGGCGCCGAGAAGTGA
- a CDS encoding DUF4230 domain-containing protein, whose protein sequence is MGVKKRWVRLGAFALVGLLIVGAALQFTGLLSKFDPFGTSTVDRSQPAVLQAVRDLSQYHAAVGDYQVVVDIEKDVKWVPEAIAGERTLFVAAGSVDAYVDFGPLLENSLTVSEDRQSVEVRLPEAHLAKPNLDNERSYVFGQERGLIDRLGALVSVPDQQQFYVAAEKRIAEAAQHSGLLERARANTKAMLTQLLQALGFRVTFPAEPTT, encoded by the coding sequence GTGGGCGTGAAGAAACGTTGGGTGCGCCTTGGGGCGTTCGCCCTGGTCGGGCTCCTGATCGTCGGTGCGGCACTGCAGTTCACCGGACTGCTGTCGAAGTTCGACCCGTTCGGAACGTCCACTGTGGACCGTTCGCAGCCCGCGGTGCTCCAGGCGGTCCGTGATCTGAGCCAGTACCACGCCGCCGTCGGCGACTACCAGGTCGTCGTCGACATCGAGAAGGACGTCAAGTGGGTCCCCGAGGCCATCGCCGGGGAACGGACCCTGTTCGTGGCCGCGGGCTCTGTCGACGCGTACGTCGATTTCGGGCCGCTGCTGGAGAATTCGCTCACCGTCTCCGAAGACCGGCAATCGGTCGAGGTCCGGCTGCCCGAAGCCCATCTGGCGAAACCCAACCTGGACAACGAGCGCAGCTACGTCTTCGGCCAGGAGCGCGGCCTGATCGACCGGCTCGGGGCGTTGGTGTCCGTGCCGGACCAGCAGCAGTTCTACGTCGCCGCGGAGAAACGGATCGCCGAGGCGGCGCAGCACTCCGGCCTGCTCGAACGCGCCAGGGCCAACACCAAGGCGATGCTGACCCAGCTGCTGCAGGCGCTGGGCTTCCGCGTGACCTTCCCGGCGGAACCGACCACCTGA
- a CDS encoding SRPBCC family protein — MATKPKDTLTYTEPIATGEVTIDALPDRVYRLVSDPVAMAECTEELRKARWIRGATGAAVGNWFAGSNRNGRRRWVTHAEIIEAEPGRRFAYRVRTPFLVPISRWEFDIEPEGDGCRLTVRNWLRVPPWFVPIAIFITGEPDRAGTNRANIATTLGRVKARVEGREWQRTG, encoded by the coding sequence ATGGCGACGAAGCCGAAGGACACCCTGACCTACACCGAACCGATCGCGACCGGCGAGGTCACGATCGACGCCTTGCCCGACCGGGTGTACCGGCTGGTCAGCGACCCGGTCGCGATGGCGGAGTGCACCGAGGAGCTGCGCAAGGCCCGCTGGATCCGCGGTGCGACCGGGGCCGCCGTCGGGAACTGGTTCGCCGGCAGCAACCGCAACGGCCGGCGGCGCTGGGTGACCCACGCCGAGATCATCGAAGCCGAGCCGGGACGCCGGTTCGCCTACCGGGTGCGCACGCCGTTCCTGGTGCCGATTTCCCGCTGGGAGTTCGACATCGAGCCCGAGGGTGACGGCTGCCGGCTCACCGTGCGGAACTGGCTTCGGGTGCCGCCGTGGTTCGTCCCGATCGCCATCTTCATCACCGGCGAGCCCGACCGAGCCGGGACCAACCGCGCCAACATCGCGACCACCTTGGGGCGGGTGAAGGCGCGGGTCGAAGGCCGGGAATGGCAGCGGACGGGCTGA
- a CDS encoding DMT family transporter — protein sequence MSWLVLIVSGVLEAVWATALGRSEGFSRLTPSVIFGVTLVASMAGLAYAMRDLPVGTAYAVWVGIGASLTVGYGMVSGAETASLAKILLIVGIVACVVGLKVLH from the coding sequence ATGTCCTGGCTTGTTCTGATCGTTTCGGGTGTTCTGGAAGCCGTGTGGGCCACCGCCCTCGGCAGGTCCGAAGGATTCTCCCGGCTGACACCGTCGGTGATCTTCGGCGTGACACTGGTGGCGAGCATGGCCGGCCTCGCCTACGCGATGAGGGATCTCCCCGTCGGGACCGCCTACGCGGTCTGGGTCGGGATCGGAGCGTCGCTCACCGTCGGCTACGGCATGGTGTCGGGCGCGGAAACCGCGTCACTGGCCAAAATTCTGCTGATCGTGGGGATCGTCGCCTGTGTGGTGGGACTGAAAGTCCTGCATTGA
- a CDS encoding LysR family transcriptional regulator, translating into METRQLECFVAVAEELSFTRAARRLFAVQSTVSATIQALEGELGVKLFDRSTRRVELSPAGKVFLPEAKAALEAVDRAREAVADASAGLRGSLRIGTLTSVGGLDLPDLLGAFHRRYPLVDLHVTVSITGSTGLAEDLRQGRLDVALLGLPESDLAGLRTKPLGSAPFVVVLPDGHRLGDRRSLTLADLTGESFVDNPRGFGNRVALDRAFEAIGAPRRVIVEVADLRLVPAYVAAGLGIAVVPDLQLLTGVRTIPLDAPGLVWPLTIATRGARSPGPAARLLLDLIDGGGYSIAVPVRT; encoded by the coding sequence GTGGAGACCCGTCAGCTCGAATGCTTCGTCGCCGTCGCCGAGGAACTCAGTTTCACCCGCGCCGCTCGACGGCTGTTCGCGGTGCAGTCCACCGTGTCGGCCACGATCCAGGCACTCGAAGGCGAGCTCGGTGTCAAGCTGTTCGACCGGTCGACGAGGCGGGTCGAGCTGTCCCCGGCGGGCAAGGTCTTCCTGCCCGAGGCCAAGGCCGCGCTGGAGGCCGTCGACAGGGCGCGTGAGGCGGTCGCCGATGCCTCCGCCGGACTGCGCGGCAGCCTCCGCATCGGCACCTTGACCAGCGTCGGGGGCCTCGACCTGCCCGATCTGCTCGGCGCGTTCCACCGCCGGTACCCGCTGGTCGACCTGCACGTCACGGTGTCGATCACCGGATCGACCGGACTGGCCGAGGATCTGCGCCAAGGCAGGCTCGACGTCGCCCTGCTCGGCCTGCCCGAGTCCGATCTCGCCGGGCTCCGCACCAAGCCGCTCGGTTCGGCGCCGTTCGTGGTCGTGCTGCCCGACGGCCATCGGCTGGGGGACCGGCGGTCGCTGACCCTGGCGGACCTCACCGGCGAGTCGTTCGTGGACAACCCGCGCGGCTTCGGCAACCGGGTCGCCCTGGACCGCGCGTTCGAGGCGATCGGGGCCCCGCGGCGGGTCATCGTCGAAGTCGCCGATCTGCGTTTGGTGCCCGCCTACGTCGCGGCGGGGCTCGGCATCGCCGTGGTGCCCGATCTCCAACTGCTGACCGGGGTCCGGACGATCCCGCTCGACGCGCCCGGCCTGGTCTGGCCGCTGACCATCGCCACCAGGGGTGCGCGGTCGCCCGGTCCGGCGGCCCGCCTCCTGCTCGACCTGATCGACGGCGGCGGGTACTCCATCGCGGTGCCGGTCCGGACCTGA
- a CDS encoding SRPBCC family protein, with amino-acid sequence MRVWNRHSRIVPVSSERVGALIDTLSTDDDRLWPVDAWPPLRFDRPLGAGAVGGHGPVRYSVESYEPGRSVRFRFTAPRGFDGFHEFTLRARGPEETELEHLMVLRLRHPAWFTYPLLWRPMHDALLEDGLDRAERELTGTVRAPARWSRYVRLLRNLISGNRSLRFKKNKVPPMSATAIR; translated from the coding sequence ATGCGAGTGTGGAACAGGCATTCCCGGATTGTCCCGGTGTCGTCGGAGCGGGTGGGCGCGCTGATCGACACACTGTCCACCGACGACGACCGGCTGTGGCCCGTCGACGCGTGGCCGCCGCTGCGGTTCGACCGGCCACTCGGCGCGGGAGCCGTGGGCGGGCACGGACCGGTGCGGTACTCCGTCGAGTCCTACGAACCGGGGAGGTCGGTGCGATTCCGGTTCACCGCGCCCCGAGGTTTCGACGGCTTCCACGAATTCACCCTGCGCGCGAGGGGGCCGGAAGAGACCGAACTCGAGCACCTCATGGTGCTGCGGCTGCGGCATCCCGCCTGGTTCACCTACCCGCTGCTGTGGCGGCCGATGCACGACGCCCTGCTGGAGGACGGCCTGGACCGTGCCGAGCGTGAACTCACCGGCACGGTCCGCGCGCCCGCGCGATGGAGCCGTTACGTGCGGCTCTTGCGGAACCTGATCTCCGGCAACAGGTCCTTGCGCTTCAAGAAGAACAAGGTCCCGCCGATGAGCGCGACGGCGATCAGGTAA
- a CDS encoding TetR/AcrR family transcriptional regulator: MGRPPLHTADDFLDAAVRLFAAEGAAGVTMSAVAREVGAPSGSIYHRFAGRPALLAAVWLRTVTRFQRDYLEALEQEPVLEAAVEAAAQVVRWCRAHPAEGKLLYAGNRALGVEDWDAEDSARAEDANSRLDTAITKVVRRLRAQTGRSTDELMLALVDLPYAAVRRHLDRGEAPPPRTVDLVARTTRTLLSG, from the coding sequence ATGGGACGGCCACCGCTGCACACCGCCGACGACTTCCTCGACGCCGCCGTGCGGCTCTTCGCCGCCGAAGGAGCGGCAGGGGTGACCATGTCGGCCGTCGCCCGCGAAGTCGGGGCGCCGAGCGGGTCGATCTACCACCGCTTCGCCGGGCGCCCCGCGCTGCTCGCGGCCGTCTGGCTCCGCACCGTGACCCGTTTCCAGCGGGACTACCTCGAAGCACTCGAACAGGAACCGGTACTGGAGGCCGCCGTCGAGGCCGCGGCACAGGTCGTCCGATGGTGCCGCGCCCATCCCGCCGAGGGGAAACTGCTCTACGCGGGCAACCGCGCGCTCGGCGTCGAAGACTGGGACGCCGAAGACAGCGCCCGCGCCGAAGACGCCAACAGCCGGCTCGACACGGCGATCACCAAGGTCGTGCGACGGCTGCGCGCGCAGACCGGCCGGAGCACCGACGAACTGATGCTGGCCCTCGTGGACCTCCCCTACGCCGCGGTGAGGAGACATCTCGACCGCGGCGAGGCGCCACCGCCGCGCACCGTGGACCTGGTGGCCAGGACCACCCGCACGCTGCTGTCAGGCTGA
- a CDS encoding cation:proton antiporter: MSHFRLRGVRAGYSATMEILLAGAGVLALCAAVLPNLLHERALSMPLILLVGGLIFGLLPFGYPYGEGVLDPRSHVGAVEVITELGVLVSLVGAGLKSDRLIGWRSWSSTWRLLAITLPLSIGAVALLGWWALALSPAAALLLGAVLAPTDPVLASDVQVPAPHTEDGRGSDNEIRFTLTSEAGLNDGLAMPFVLLAVVLAGTVSTSPVPWLLTEVIVPLAIAVVVGLVCGRLLSWLMFRVRHERLRLGEYSDGLVVLAIAFLPFALCEWLGGIGFVAVFATAATIRASERSHDYHGVLHEFGDQLERLFVALALLGLGFILGDGLLADLQVAEVLVAVAAVVVVRPLFGGLALFRGGITRPAATAIAFFGIRGIGSLYYLSYALGHGDFPMADSLWRVTALTIAVSVLVHGLLSGPVMRKLENRGMQNFETG; encoded by the coding sequence TTGAGCCACTTCCGGTTGCGCGGGGTGCGGGCCGGGTACTCCGCGACCATGGAGATCCTGCTCGCCGGGGCCGGCGTTCTGGCGTTGTGCGCCGCGGTGCTGCCGAACCTGCTGCACGAACGCGCGCTGTCGATGCCGCTGATCCTGCTGGTGGGCGGGCTGATCTTCGGACTGCTCCCCTTCGGATACCCCTATGGCGAAGGGGTGCTCGACCCGAGGTCCCACGTGGGCGCCGTCGAAGTGATCACCGAACTCGGCGTCCTGGTGTCGCTGGTGGGCGCGGGGCTGAAGTCGGACCGGCTGATCGGCTGGCGATCGTGGAGCTCGACCTGGCGGCTGCTGGCGATCACGTTGCCGCTGTCGATCGGCGCGGTGGCCCTGCTCGGCTGGTGGGCGCTCGCCCTGTCCCCCGCCGCGGCCCTGCTGCTGGGAGCCGTCCTGGCGCCGACCGATCCGGTGCTGGCGAGCGACGTCCAGGTGCCCGCGCCGCATACCGAGGACGGGCGAGGCTCGGACAACGAGATCCGGTTCACGCTGACCTCGGAGGCCGGGCTGAACGACGGTCTGGCGATGCCGTTCGTGTTGCTGGCCGTCGTCCTGGCCGGAACGGTGAGCACCTCTCCCGTGCCATGGCTGCTGACCGAGGTGATCGTCCCGCTCGCGATCGCCGTGGTGGTCGGTCTCGTCTGCGGCCGGTTGCTGTCCTGGCTGATGTTCCGGGTGCGGCACGAGCGGCTGCGCCTCGGCGAGTACTCCGACGGGCTGGTCGTGCTGGCCATCGCGTTCCTCCCCTTCGCGTTGTGCGAGTGGCTGGGCGGGATCGGTTTCGTCGCGGTGTTCGCCACCGCCGCGACGATCCGCGCCAGCGAACGCTCGCACGACTACCACGGCGTGCTGCACGAATTCGGCGATCAGCTCGAACGACTCTTCGTCGCGCTGGCCCTGCTCGGCCTCGGCTTCATCCTGGGCGACGGGCTCCTGGCGGACCTTCAGGTCGCCGAGGTCCTGGTGGCGGTGGCCGCGGTGGTCGTCGTGCGCCCGCTGTTCGGCGGTCTGGCCCTGTTCCGCGGCGGCATCACGCGTCCGGCGGCGACGGCGATCGCGTTCTTCGGCATCCGCGGCATCGGCAGTCTCTACTACCTGTCCTACGCGCTGGGGCACGGCGACTTCCCGATGGCCGACTCGCTCTGGCGCGTCACGGCGCTCACGATCGCGGTGTCGGTCCTCGTGCACGGTCTCCTGTCCGGCCCGGTGATGCGCAAACTGGAGAACCGGGGCATGCAGAACTTCGAGACCGGGTGA
- the mptB gene encoding polyprenol phosphomannose-dependent alpha 1,6 mannosyltransferase MptB, with amino-acid sequence MQNVLPAPEKTGLNISALHWAGFLGIAVLVLVTSGIGLPSVLVVALGVTGMATLVLSWLGIGRLAAGLPERRLYWIAVSWCAPLLVARPLFSGDINSYLAQGLIAAKGFDTYLVGPAQALGADSPVTLAVSHYWRDTPAPYGPAFVALARSVAHLAGDDFVPTLLLHRLLGLAGIALMAWALPRLARRAGVSPSIALWLALLNPLVLWHVVAGVHNDGLMVGLMVAGLELVLMGAAKTGAARPALIAAGVIAVSAAANIKIVAVAGLLFVGVDLFRRATPAGRVAVALGLPAGFAAVTAAISLGSGLGFGWVRVLSGVSGQVHSWMAPTNELGFLVGGVGKIFGADLTDGAIKVFSLIGAILGLAVGARLLWLTYREKLHPLYGAGLTFAAMLVLGPVVQPWYLLWTVALLAVSLTTDRGRWILAGISAVFGVLLPPANGGAVSLALGYLIAVALIGGTLFFLKRKDLLPEIRFRKSRT; translated from the coding sequence ATGCAAAACGTCTTGCCCGCGCCGGAGAAGACCGGGCTGAACATCTCGGCGTTGCACTGGGCGGGTTTCCTCGGGATCGCCGTGCTCGTGCTGGTCACGTCGGGCATCGGCCTGCCTTCGGTGCTGGTGGTGGCGCTGGGAGTGACCGGGATGGCCACCCTGGTGCTGTCCTGGCTGGGCATCGGACGCCTCGCCGCCGGGCTCCCCGAGCGGCGGCTGTACTGGATCGCGGTGTCGTGGTGCGCGCCGCTGCTGGTCGCGCGCCCGCTGTTCAGCGGCGACATCAACAGCTACCTGGCTCAGGGACTCATCGCGGCCAAGGGGTTCGACACCTATCTCGTGGGACCGGCCCAGGCGCTCGGCGCCGATTCACCGGTGACGCTCGCGGTCAGCCACTACTGGCGGGACACGCCCGCCCCGTACGGGCCGGCGTTCGTCGCGCTGGCGCGCTCGGTCGCCCACCTCGCCGGGGACGACTTCGTCCCGACACTGCTGCTGCACCGGCTGCTGGGGCTGGCGGGGATCGCGCTCATGGCGTGGGCGCTCCCCCGCCTCGCGCGCCGGGCCGGGGTTTCGCCGTCGATCGCGTTGTGGCTGGCCCTGCTCAACCCGCTGGTGCTGTGGCACGTCGTGGCGGGCGTGCACAACGACGGGCTCATGGTCGGGCTGATGGTCGCCGGGCTGGAACTCGTCCTGATGGGCGCGGCGAAGACCGGCGCGGCGCGGCCCGCGCTGATCGCGGCGGGGGTGATCGCGGTGAGCGCGGCCGCGAACATCAAGATCGTGGCCGTCGCGGGTCTGCTGTTCGTCGGCGTCGACCTGTTCCGCCGGGCGACCCCCGCGGGACGCGTGGCCGTCGCGCTCGGGCTGCCCGCCGGATTCGCCGCGGTCACCGCGGCGATCTCGCTCGGCAGCGGGCTCGGTTTCGGCTGGGTCCGCGTCCTCTCCGGGGTTTCCGGTCAGGTCCACAGCTGGATGGCGCCCACCAACGAACTCGGTTTCCTCGTCGGCGGGGTGGGCAAGATCTTCGGCGCCGACCTGACCGACGGCGCGATCAAGGTGTTCTCGCTCATCGGCGCGATCCTCGGCCTCGCCGTCGGTGCCAGGCTGCTGTGGCTCACCTACCGGGAAAAGCTGCACCCGCTCTACGGCGCCGGGCTGACCTTCGCCGCGATGCTGGTCCTCGGGCCGGTCGTGCAGCCGTGGTATCTCCTGTGGACGGTCGCGTTGCTCGCCGTCAGCCTCACGACCGACCGGGGCCGCTGGATCCTCGCCGGGATCAGCGCGGTGTTCGGGGTCCTGCTCCCGCCGGCGAACGGGGGCGCCGTGTCACTGGCACTGGGTTACCTGATCGCCGTCGCGCTCATCGGCGGGACCTTGTTCTTCTTGAAGCGCAAGGACCTGTTGCCGGAGATCAGGTTCCGCAAGAGCCGCACGTAA